The Bacteroidales bacterium genome includes a window with the following:
- a CDS encoding amino acid adenylation domain-containing protein: protein MTLSSNMKYPTSWVQKSIYFQNKANPQSLFFNKRITLELPFEESNYEIEILLNVIISRHEILRTSFGEENGIVYQLIHDAINLKIRHLKLNLLEFKKYKLKFVRPFNLANAPLFRAAFIELDSNENILLLDFHSIIFDNYSFQIIRKEILELINKKELPNIQVQYKDFAIKQNESIVDGTYRSSIDFWRNEINDTSFQLELPVDNYKKNSELQLTKCIDILLDKHLVTKIKIIVDKSKRSYLHVFLAVFNILLRKITRNEEITIGVQDYNQVNRKNTIGNFTNLLPVIMKVNNDETANRFIKDIENKVNTIFEFHNIPFVLFEKENLTDSAISCIYSYSEIENDIKVDWKSEFNYSESYCNDFTNYDLGLFVERHKNEFVLKFSYLPSAFYSSTIERFISYFKSIIVQICEDLDETISKVELITNEERQEILYQFNNSRNSFNTETPINKLFNEQVIKYPNKVALVFGNIKITYSELDNLSDILSNNLIEEGLVSFSVVGLLVDRTPEMVIGILSILKCNCIYLPLDADYPTSRMEHMLKDCDTQLVLAGNGLGKSISKLCKLIDINEFLNTKSRINRDPLEYCPYAYIMYTSGSTGRPKGVLVKQSGIVRLVKNNNYVPLSEETVILQTGAVVFDATTFEMWGALLNGGKLVLTEKEELVNTNRLGKALSNQNVNTLWLSSAFFNQLIQEDSSIFKPIKWLLVGGDILSPIHIQKAMLDNPKLKIINGYGPTENTTFSTTFLIKEAEYTSIPIGKPISNSVCYILSEQKTLQPIGIVGELFVGGDGLSAGYLNNPEMTHDKFVDNPFILGEKLYRTGDLARWLADGDIEFIGRIDNQVKIRGFRIELGEIERSILEQSSVSDCVVLKRTDNQEDYICAYIVAADPQDFSIESIRSYISKNLPIYMIPSYFVLLDKFPLTINGKINRKELPAPEIKIDNDFETPSNKTEEKLLSIWSDVLRANANKISLNSSFFQLGGHSLKAARCIARIEKELGVRIGLSDFFKCLTIKKLAQKVESNSKEKYIEIVPAIPKRSYPLTIIQRQMYYFYQLNSKCTSYNTPYEIHLSKVYSLNEISSAINTIIARYEILRTNFIEEIGIPFQVVNQNLSINIDYYDLSTISFQQITEKFIRPFNLSSGTLIRVAYIVNDASSSILIDQPHIITDAQSLVVVEKELNCLLDNVKLPEIKLQFKDYSEWVNSIIETPYYKKQEQYWLDLYSDEITSLELPYDTKPVSFLDKRGKMVSFKLNDEEIRTIESFCKDGRTLFSTTFGFFNIFLNKITNQEDIIVSIPVAGRQREDLMDMLGMFVNTLVLRIPFEKEITITGFFEVVRNCVIKALDNQDYPLEDLISNISFARIPGRNPLFDVIFNYLETNVNCEELEWNKVRLNNHLDLEAKFDLTFNVKKYNDIIVCEFEYFCDRFKPSTIDRFIKYFKRIINQVAQKPNIRIADIEITSDQDKHQLLFDLNFTNIDYPKDKTVHELFKSQATRTPDNIAIKLNNQCITYVELNERTDRIANVLRDNGVKPDDVVGLLMDRSIETVIGMISILKAGGAYLPIDVSYPEDRKQYLINDSGTTTILTTKDQKVSSGKNINTLCVEDLEAESNKTRDIQNVNKPSDLCYVIYTSGTTGNPKGVMVEHRNVVRLFFNEKFQFDFDSDDVWTMFHSHCFDFSVWEIYGALLFGGKLVVIPKLIAMDTLAYLTILREEKVTVLNQTPSAFYNLSQEELAIPHKLLSLRYVIFGGEALSPGKLEKWKLRYPSTKLINMFGITETTVHVTYKEIGDYEITNNISNVGKPIPTLSVYIFDKYQKLLPNGIIGEIYVGGAGVARGYLGKKELTDSKFIINPYNSEERLYRSGDLGRVLHTGDIEYIGRIDHQVQLRGFRVELGEIESQLISHHKINEAVVIAKEKEGDKYLIAYYVSAEDINVLEMRNFLSAKLPDYMVPSYYVRLDKLPLTSNGKLDNKALPEPEIKVGEDYIAPSNEIEAKLVEIWSEVLNIGKEKISTKSIFFAIGGHSLKAIFVLAKIHKEFNVRISMRDFLSNPTIKDIAQLIVKNKYSQFESIKSIEKREYYSLSAQQKRVFVIQQINRDSIMYNVFTQIPIYKNCEVQDISDALNKIIQRHEILHSGFEYVNNIPVQKIYDNINVSIQCYNDDKENLDDIISNFIKPFDLAKPPLVRAILFQRKNSNVLVIDMHHIIIDEYSVDMFTKEINFLIENKPLKKLKLQYKDFAYWNNQLLKTELVNKQGRYWLDVYKDRIPRLNLPYDNTENVNKKEKIVNFKIDGNLASSLYSITSREKVTVFSLMLTITSILIRKISSENDIVVGIPVSGRTHNDLTDIFGFFVNTIALRLFSDGNKKIVEYLNDVKEKCIIAFDNQDYQYDKLIEDLMDFHKCKDRSLFNVMFTATDLRDNEVNLDYDIERGIESINNSPKCDLLFSCKSYQESIDISIYYDGSKFKNDTIIRYSNYFIEIVKAITQDLTTTLNDINVSHDLQAITPRKGEIDFEI, encoded by the coding sequence AATCTTGCCAATGCCCCATTATTCAGGGCTGCATTTATAGAATTAGATAGCAATGAAAATATTCTATTACTTGATTTTCATAGTATAATATTTGATAATTACTCATTTCAAATTATTAGAAAAGAAATTCTAGAATTAATAAATAAAAAAGAACTCCCTAATATTCAAGTTCAATATAAAGATTTTGCTATCAAACAGAATGAAAGTATCGTTGATGGTACTTATAGAAGCAGTATCGATTTTTGGCGTAATGAAATAAATGACACCTCATTTCAACTTGAATTACCAGTAGATAATTATAAAAAAAATAGCGAATTACAACTAACAAAATGTATTGATATTCTATTGGATAAACATTTGGTAACCAAAATAAAAATAATTGTTGATAAATCGAAACGCTCTTATCTGCATGTATTCTTAGCTGTTTTTAATATCTTATTGAGAAAAATAACTCGAAATGAGGAAATTACTATTGGTGTTCAGGATTACAATCAGGTAAATCGCAAAAATACAATTGGAAACTTTACCAACTTGTTACCTGTAATAATGAAAGTAAATAATGATGAAACAGCCAATCGTTTTATTAAAGATATTGAAAACAAAGTAAATACCATTTTTGAATTTCATAATATTCCTTTTGTTTTATTTGAAAAGGAAAACTTAACAGATTCTGCAATCAGTTGTATTTACAGTTATTCTGAAATTGAAAATGATATTAAAGTAGATTGGAAATCTGAGTTTAATTATAGTGAATCATATTGCAATGATTTTACTAATTATGATTTGGGACTTTTTGTTGAAAGACATAAAAACGAATTTGTACTTAAATTTAGTTATTTACCATCAGCCTTTTATTCATCAACTATAGAGCGGTTTATTAGTTATTTTAAGAGTATTATTGTCCAAATTTGTGAGGACTTGGATGAAACTATTTCAAAAGTAGAATTAATCACTAATGAAGAAAGGCAAGAAATTTTATACCAGTTTAACAACTCACGGAATAGTTTTAATACTGAAACTCCAATTAATAAATTATTTAATGAACAGGTAATTAAATATCCTAATAAGGTTGCTTTAGTTTTTGGAAATATAAAAATTACATACTCTGAACTTGATAATCTAAGTGATATATTATCAAATAATTTAATTGAGGAAGGTCTTGTTTCATTTAGTGTTGTTGGTTTATTAGTTGATAGAACACCGGAAATGGTAATAGGAATATTATCTATTTTAAAGTGTAACTGTATTTATCTACCTCTTGATGCAGATTATCCAACCTCTCGGATGGAGCATATGTTAAAAGATTGTGATACACAATTAGTTTTAGCAGGAAATGGACTTGGAAAGAGTATATCCAAACTCTGCAAATTGATTGATATAAATGAATTTTTAAATACTAAAAGTCGAATAAATAGAGATCCCTTAGAATATTGTCCCTATGCATACATTATGTACACATCGGGATCAACGGGTAGACCCAAAGGGGTATTGGTTAAGCAAAGTGGAATTGTACGATTGGTTAAGAATAATAATTATGTACCCTTATCGGAAGAAACAGTAATACTACAGACCGGTGCAGTTGTATTTGACGCTACAACTTTTGAAATGTGGGGAGCACTTTTAAATGGGGGGAAGTTAGTTTTAACTGAAAAAGAGGAATTAGTAAATACTAACCGATTAGGTAAAGCATTATCTAATCAAAATGTAAACACCCTATGGCTCAGTTCAGCATTTTTTAACCAGTTAATACAGGAAGATAGTAGTATATTTAAACCAATAAAGTGGTTATTGGTAGGGGGTGACATTTTATCTCCAATCCATATACAAAAAGCAATGCTAGATAACCCAAAATTGAAAATAATTAACGGTTATGGGCCAACAGAGAATACAACATTTAGCACCACCTTTTTAATTAAAGAAGCTGAATACACATCAATACCCATCGGTAAACCTATATCTAACTCAGTTTGTTACATTTTAAGTGAACAAAAAACTTTGCAACCCATTGGAATAGTTGGCGAACTATTTGTTGGTGGGGATGGTCTATCCGCGGGTTACCTGAATAACCCGGAAATGACTCACGATAAATTTGTTGATAACCCTTTTATTTTAGGAGAGAAACTATACAGAACAGGTGATTTAGCACGTTGGCTTGCTGATGGAGATATTGAGTTTATAGGTCGCATAGATAATCAGGTAAAAATTAGAGGGTTTCGTATCGAACTTGGAGAAATTGAGAGAAGCATTTTAGAGCAGTCTAGTGTAAGTGATTGTGTTGTGTTAAAAAGGACAGATAATCAGGAGGATTACATTTGTGCATATATAGTCGCTGCTGATCCTCAAGACTTTTCAATTGAAAGCATTAGGAGTTATATTTCCAAGAATTTACCGATATATATGATTCCGTCATATTTTGTTCTGCTAGATAAATTCCCTCTAACTATCAATGGTAAGATTAATCGGAAAGAATTACCTGCCCCAGAAATTAAAATAGATAATGATTTTGAAACCCCAAGTAACAAAACAGAGGAAAAATTGCTTTCCATCTGGTCTGATGTTTTAAGAGCTAATGCTAATAAAATTAGCCTCAATTCTAGCTTCTTTCAACTCGGTGGTCATTCATTAAAAGCAGCAAGGTGTATTGCCCGAATAGAAAAAGAATTAGGTGTTAGAATTGGCTTAAGTGATTTCTTTAAATGCCTTACAATCAAAAAGCTTGCTCAAAAGGTTGAATCAAATAGCAAAGAAAAATATATTGAAATAGTACCTGCCATACCAAAGCGTTCATATCCATTAACAATCATTCAGAGGCAGATGTACTATTTTTATCAGCTAAACTCTAAGTGCACCTCTTATAATACACCCTATGAAATTCATTTGAGTAAGGTCTACTCCTTAAACGAAATCTCATCTGCTATTAATACAATAATTGCACGGTATGAAATATTACGAACTAATTTTATTGAAGAAATTGGCATACCATTTCAAGTAGTTAACCAAAACCTAAGTATCAATATTGATTATTATGATTTAAGTACCATATCTTTTCAGCAAATCACTGAAAAATTCATAAGGCCATTTAATTTATCTAGCGGAACTTTAATTAGAGTAGCCTATATCGTAAATGATGCCTCTTCGAGCATACTTATTGATCAACCTCATATTATTACCGATGCTCAATCATTGGTTGTTGTTGAGAAAGAATTAAATTGCCTACTTGATAATGTAAAATTACCTGAAATTAAACTTCAATTTAAGGATTATTCGGAATGGGTTAATTCAATTATTGAAACCCCTTACTATAAAAAGCAGGAACAGTATTGGCTTGATCTATATTCCGATGAAATAACCTCACTCGAACTTCCATACGACACTAAACCAGTTTCCTTTCTTGATAAAAGAGGAAAAATGGTTTCCTTTAAGTTAAACGATGAGGAGATAAGAACTATTGAGTCTTTTTGTAAAGATGGTAGAACCCTGTTCTCTACCACCTTTGGTTTCTTTAATATTTTCCTGAATAAAATAACAAATCAGGAGGATATAATTGTGAGTATTCCTGTGGCAGGAAGACAGCGTGAGGATTTGATGGATATGCTAGGAATGTTTGTCAATACATTAGTGCTGAGAATCCCTTTTGAAAAAGAAATTACAATTACAGGTTTTTTTGAGGTTGTTAGAAATTGTGTTATAAAGGCTCTTGATAATCAGGATTACCCATTAGAGGATTTAATTAGCAATATCTCATTCGCACGAATTCCGGGTAGAAATCCATTGTTCGATGTTATATTTAATTATCTTGAGACAAATGTAAATTGCGAGGAATTAGAGTGGAATAAAGTTAGGTTGAATAATCATCTTGATTTAGAAGCAAAGTTTGATTTAACATTCAATGTAAAAAAATATAATGATATCATAGTATGTGAGTTTGAATACTTCTGTGATCGTTTTAAACCATCAACAATCGATAGATTTATAAAGTATTTTAAAAGGATAATCAATCAGGTTGCACAAAAACCTAATATCAGAATAGCTGATATTGAAATAACCTCTGACCAAGATAAGCATCAGCTACTATTCGATTTGAATTTCACCAATATTGACTATCCCAAGGATAAAACTGTTCATGAGCTATTTAAGTCTCAAGCAACAAGAACTCCAGATAATATTGCAATAAAACTTAATAATCAATGTATTACATATGTTGAGCTGAATGAGAGGACAGATAGAATAGCGAATGTCCTGAGGGACAATGGGGTTAAACCCGATGATGTAGTTGGATTGCTAATGGATCGCTCCATAGAGACCGTTATAGGTATGATATCCATTCTAAAAGCGGGCGGAGCCTACCTACCTATCGATGTAAGCTACCCCGAGGATCGTAAGCAATACCTTATAAATGATAGCGGAACAACTACCATACTAACCACCAAGGATCAAAAGGTTAGTTCTGGTAAGAATATTAACACCCTTTGTGTAGAAGATTTAGAGGCCGAATCTAATAAAACCCGTGACATCCAGAACGTAAATAAACCTTCAGATCTTTGTTATGTAATTTACACGTCAGGAACAACAGGGAATCCTAAAGGGGTGATGGTAGAGCACAGAAATGTTGTCAGGTTATTTTTTAATGAGAAGTTTCAGTTTGACTTTGACTCTGATGATGTTTGGACTATGTTTCATAGTCATTGCTTCGATTTTAGCGTATGGGAGATATATGGAGCCCTCCTTTTCGGAGGAAAGTTGGTTGTAATACCTAAATTGATTGCAATGGATACTTTGGCCTACTTAACAATACTAAGAGAAGAAAAAGTAACCGTACTCAACCAGACACCAAGTGCATTCTACAACCTATCCCAAGAGGAACTTGCAATTCCCCATAAATTACTATCACTGAGGTATGTAATATTCGGAGGGGAGGCATTAAGTCCTGGAAAATTAGAAAAGTGGAAACTTCGTTACCCTAGCACAAAACTTATAAACATGTTTGGGATAACGGAAACCACCGTACACGTGACTTATAAAGAGATTGGAGATTATGAAATCACCAACAATATAAGTAATGTAGGAAAACCAATCCCAACATTATCGGTGTATATTTTTGATAAATACCAAAAACTGTTGCCCAATGGGATTATTGGGGAGATATATGTAGGTGGTGCAGGTGTTGCACGTGGATACCTTGGGAAAAAGGAGCTTACAGATTCAAAATTCATCATAAACCCATATAATTCAGAGGAAAGGTTATACAGATCTGGCGATCTTGGACGAGTTCTTCACACAGGGGACATAGAATATATTGGAAGGATTGATCATCAGGTGCAGCTGAGAGGATTCAGAGTTGAACTCGGAGAAATAGAGAGTCAACTCATATCCCATCACAAAATCAATGAGGCAGTGGTCATCGCCAAAGAAAAAGAGGGTGATAAATACCTAATAGCCTACTACGTTTCAGCAGAAGATATTAATGTGCTTGAAATGCGGAACTTCTTATCGGCAAAGTTGCCTGATTATATGGTTCCATCATACTACGTTCGACTGGACAAACTACCTTTAACCTCTAATGGAAAGTTGGATAATAAAGCACTCCCAGAACCAGAGATTAAAGTTGGAGAAGACTATATTGCCCCTTCTAATGAAATTGAAGCGAAACTTGTCGAAATATGGTCGGAGGTGTTGAATATTGGTAAAGAAAAGATTAGTACAAAATCCATCTTTTTTGCAATTGGAGGACATTCCTTAAAAGCAATATTTGTACTTGCCAAGATTCATAAAGAGTTTAATGTTCGTATTTCTATGCGTGATTTCTTATCAAATCCAACAATAAAAGATATTGCGCAGCTTATCGTAAAAAATAAATACAGTCAATTTGAATCAATTAAGAGTATAGAAAAAAGAGAGTACTATTCACTCTCTGCACAGCAGAAAAGGGTATTTGTTATCCAGCAAATAAATAGGGACAGCATTATGTATAATGTTTTTACTCAAATCCCCATTTATAAGAACTGTGAGGTTCAGGATATTTCGGATGCTTTAAATAAAATTATACAGCGACACGAAATTTTACATTCTGGTTTTGAGTATGTTAATAATATTCCGGTTCAAAAAATATATGATAATATAAATGTTAGTATTCAATGTTATAATGACGATAAAGAAAATTTAGATGATATTATAAGTAATTTTATAAAACCATTCGATTTAGCAAAACCACCCCTTGTTAGAGCTATCCTATTTCAACGTAAGAATAGTAATGTATTGGTCATTGATATGCATCATATAATTATTGATGAATACTCAGTGGATATGTTTACAAAAGAAATTAATTTTTTGATTGAAAATAAACCCTTAAAAAAATTAAAATTACAGTATAAAGATTTTGCTTACTGGAACAACCAGCTGCTCAAAACCGAATTGGTTAATAAACAGGGTCGTTACTGGTTAGATGTTTATAAAGATAGAATACCAAGGTTGAATTTGCCATATGATAATACAGAAAATGTTAACAAAAAAGAAAAGATTGTAAACTTCAAAATCGATGGAAACCTAGCAAGTTCACTATATAGTATAACTTCGCGTGAGAAGGTAACAGTATTTTCATTGATGCTAACAATAACAAGCATTCTGATAAGAAAAATTTCCAGCGAAAATGATATTGTTGTTGGAATACCCGTATCTGGTAGAACACATAATGATTTAACGGATATTTTTGGTTTTTTTGTTAATACAATTGCCCTCCGATTATTCTCCGATGGGAATAAAAAAATTGTAGAATACCTTAATGATGTAAAAGAGAAGTGCATAATTGCTTTCGATAATCAGGATTATCAATATGATAAATTGATAGAGGATTTAATGGATTTTCATAAATGTAAGGATAGGAGTTTGTTTAATGTAATGTTTACAGCAACCGACTTAAGAGATAATGAGGTAAATCTTGATTACGATATTGAAAGGGGTATTGAAAGTATTAATAATAGCCCTAAATGCGATTTGCTGTTTTCATGTAAATCATATCAAGAAAGCATTGATATTTCTATATATTACGATGGCTCTAAATTTAAGAATGACACTATTATTCGTTATTCAAACTATTTTATCGAAATAGTAAAAGCAATTACCCAAGATCTTACTACAACACTTAATGATATTAATGTTTCTCACGATTTACAGGCTATAACTCCTCGAAAAGGTGAAATAGATTTTGAGATTTAA
- a CDS encoding non-ribosomal peptide synthetase produces MRNSNFSEQLNIVANQNVKEKKYWIEKLSGSLSKSTLPYDLNKISENINLNAYHTEIPIEIAERLLIISKGSNDALHMILMTCLFIFINKSTGDDDIIIGTPVYKIDKSEDLINKILPIREKIDKNDTFKQLLIKIKNGIKDADSNANYPIELLANQLEVDNKNNYFPLFEIALMIEGIHDLKYLEEIEINLVFSFDFNENKKLFKILYNPSCYYLESIKRIADLFVLVLKGTLFNVDDKFSSIEIITPEEKQEIISEFNNTKTNYPRDKSIHQIFREQANKYPAKTALVYGDIKISYADLDYLSDLLASHLIKKGILPNSIVGLLVDRTPEMIIGILSILKCGCIYLPLDIDYPPSRLEYMVKDCNVQSVLVGSGLGDGIPKQYNLIDIGGVIKTKNKVDVKPSEYCPYAYIMYTSGSTGKPKGVLVKQQGVVRLVKDVNYTMLTQDTVILQTGAPVFDATTFEIWGTLLNGGKLVMVEKETILNVNKLSSAIVENNINTLWLSSSLFNQIIQEKKDVFLGIKYLLVGGDIVSFKHVKIAYENNSDIQVINCYGPTENTTFSTTYQIPSDISGDIPIGKPINNSTAYILDKSSKLQPTGIVGELFVGGDGLAVGYINNPEMTHDKFINNPFNIGERLYRTGDLARWLLDGNIEFIGRIDNQVKIRGFRVELGEIERSILEHSSVKDCVVIKRTENNESYICAYIVPNDNMNFTIAIIRDFIFEKLPEYMIPSYFVQIDKIPLTINGKVDKKALPIPEISIDNEYCPPSNETQKKLVRIWSEILNIPQEQISINANFFEIGGHSLRATIFANRLYEEMNVEIRLNEFFNNPTINKISELIKNDIEVNVDGDFDEISI; encoded by the coding sequence ATGAGAAATAGCAATTTTTCGGAACAATTGAACATTGTTGCAAATCAAAATGTGAAAGAGAAGAAATATTGGATCGAAAAACTTTCGGGGAGCCTTTCTAAATCAACACTTCCATACGACCTTAATAAAATATCAGAAAATATAAACCTTAATGCATATCATACAGAAATACCCATAGAAATCGCCGAACGTTTATTAATAATAAGCAAAGGGTCGAATGATGCATTACATATGATTTTAATGACTTGCCTATTTATTTTTATTAATAAATCAACAGGGGACGACGATATTATAATTGGTACACCAGTATATAAAATCGATAAATCAGAAGATTTAATAAATAAAATATTACCAATACGCGAAAAGATTGATAAAAATGATACTTTCAAACAACTACTTATAAAAATAAAAAATGGAATTAAAGATGCTGATAGTAATGCAAACTATCCAATTGAGTTATTAGCTAACCAACTGGAGGTAGATAATAAAAATAATTACTTTCCATTATTTGAAATTGCCTTAATGATTGAAGGCATTCATGATTTAAAATATCTTGAAGAAATTGAAATTAATCTTGTATTTTCTTTCGATTTCAACGAGAATAAAAAATTGTTTAAGATTTTATATAACCCTTCATGCTACTATCTTGAATCAATAAAGAGAATTGCCGATTTATTTGTATTAGTACTTAAAGGCACTTTATTTAATGTTGATGATAAATTTTCTTCAATTGAAATAATTACACCAGAAGAAAAGCAAGAAATTATTTCCGAATTTAATAATACTAAAACTAACTACCCACGAGATAAATCAATCCATCAAATATTCAGGGAACAAGCTAATAAATACCCAGCCAAAACGGCTTTAGTTTATGGAGATATAAAAATATCATACGCTGATCTCGATTATCTGAGTGATTTGTTAGCTTCTCATTTAATAAAAAAAGGTATTCTTCCTAATAGCATTGTTGGCTTATTGGTTGATCGAACACCTGAGATGATAATAGGAATATTATCAATTTTAAAGTGTGGTTGTATCTATTTACCCCTTGATATCGATTATCCACCTTCTCGTTTAGAATACATGGTTAAAGATTGCAATGTACAATCAGTTTTAGTGGGAAGTGGATTAGGAGATGGTATTCCAAAACAATACAATTTGATTGATATTGGTGGCGTTATAAAAACCAAAAACAAGGTAGATGTAAAACCGTCAGAGTATTGTCCCTATGCCTATATTATGTACACTTCAGGATCAACAGGAAAACCAAAGGGAGTACTGGTTAAACAGCAGGGAGTTGTTAGGTTGGTTAAAGATGTTAATTATACTATGCTAACACAAGATACGGTAATACTTCAAACAGGTGCGCCTGTATTTGACGCCACAACCTTTGAAATTTGGGGGACATTACTGAATGGTGGTAAATTGGTTATGGTAGAAAAGGAAACCATATTGAACGTAAATAAATTGAGTTCAGCAATTGTTGAAAATAACATCAATACACTTTGGTTGAGCTCATCATTGTTCAATCAAATAATACAAGAGAAAAAAGATGTTTTTTTAGGGATAAAATATTTGCTTGTAGGCGGTGATATTGTATCATTTAAACATGTGAAAATAGCATATGAAAACAATTCAGATATACAAGTGATAAATTGCTATGGGCCTACAGAAAATACAACATTCTCAACTACATATCAAATCCCAAGCGATATATCTGGAGATATACCAATTGGTAAACCAATAAATAATTCAACTGCTTATATACTAGATAAGAGCAGTAAATTGCAACCAACTGGAATTGTGGGAGAGTTATTTGTTGGTGGAGATGGTTTGGCTGTGGGTTACATAAATAACCCAGAGATGACTCATGATAAGTTTATAAATAATCCATTTAATATTGGAGAAAGGTTATATCGGACAGGGGATTTGGCACGATGGTTATTGGATGGAAATATCGAATTTATAGGACGTATTGATAATCAGGTAAAAATCAGAGGATTCAGGGTTGAACTTGGCGAAATTGAGCGAAGTATTTTAGAACACAGTAGTGTAAAGGATTGTGTTGTTATTAAAAGAACAGAAAACAATGAAAGTTACATCTGTGCTTATATTGTCCCGAATGATAATATGAACTTTACAATCGCAATTATACGAGATTTTATTTTTGAAAAATTGCCAGAGTATATGATTCCTTCCTATTTTGTCCAAATTGATAAGATTCCTTTAACAATAAATGGAAAAGTTGATAAAAAAGCATTACCAATACCAGAAATAAGCATTGATAATGAATATTGCCCGCCATCAAATGAAACACAAAAAAAATTAGTCCGAATTTGGTCAGAAATCCTAAACATACCTCAAGAGCAAATTAGTATAAATGCTAATTTCTTCGAAATTGGTGGTCATTCCCTACGTGCTACAATATTTGCCAATAGATTATATGAAGAAATGAATGTTGAGATTAGGCTAAACGAATTTTTTAATAACCCTACAATTAATAAAATTTCCGAATTAATTAAAAATGATATTGAAGTCAATGTAGATGGAGATTTTGATGAGATTTCTATTTAA